Proteins co-encoded in one Papaver somniferum cultivar HN1 chromosome 5, ASM357369v1, whole genome shotgun sequence genomic window:
- the LOC113279118 gene encoding LOW QUALITY PROTEIN: uncharacterized membrane protein YGR149W-like (The sequence of the model RefSeq protein was modified relative to this genomic sequence to represent the inferred CDS: inserted 1 base in 1 codon; substituted 1 base at 1 genomic stop codon), with product MGVENSRGGGSGKAICEVGWYILGENQEHVGPYEFSELQVKKWHYYLLGPFTWALIVWRCSLVFSSLDEIASVLIHLLPGIVYFTIRWWDPATFEAMHPEGSMTQRASWPYVEDKSYLWTWLFVVPLVACTLCQILYFLIVNVLRRQRLLMNPEVMTSYRELSKEAQKENNMWWCLSGVLDDENRMLMYTLFQAAFTVATMALTVPIFLSXELHVXFQIFKVSAFIWNGGSFLLEVMPRQVIMKEKKKLEMLPLPVQPDQPATVSTEIPTETNGFTESDNQSEQPCIKENDL from the exons ATGG GTGTGGAGAATAGTAGAGGAGGAGGGAGTGGTAAAGCGATTTGTGAAGTAGGCTGGTACATACTTGGGGAGAATCAAGAGCATGTTGGTCCATATGAATTCTCAGAATTACAAG TCAAGAAATGGCATTATTACCTCCTG GGACCATTCACGTGGGCATTAATTGTTTGGCGTTGTAGTCTGGTCTTCAGCTCTCTTGATGAAATTGCCAGCGTCTTAATACATCTTTTACCTG GGATTGTTTACTTCACTATTCGATGGTGGGATCCAGCAACCTTTGAAGCTATGCATCCGGAGGGAAGCATGACTCAGAGAGCTTCATGGCCGTATGTGGAAGACAAGTCCTACCTCTGGACGTGGCTATTTGTTGTTCCCTTGGTTGCGTGCACCTTATGTCAAATTCTCTATTTTCTCATTGTCAATGTTCTGCGTCGTCAAAGGCTTTTAATGAATCCAGAAGTAATGACTTCCTACAG AGAACTATCGAAGGAAgcacaaaaagaaaataatatgTGGTGGTGTCTGAGTGGAGTTCTAGATGATGAGAATCGTATGCTCATGTATACCCTGTTCCAAGCTGCATTCACAGTTGCCACAATGGCTTTAACTGTACCAATATTTCTGTCTTAAGAATTGCATG ATTTCCAAATATTCAAAGTTTCTGCATTTATATGGAATGGAGGAAGCTTTTTATTAGAGGTGATGCCCAGGCAAGTCAtaatgaaggagaagaagaaacttgaAATGCTGCCATTACCAGTCCAACCTGATCAGCCTGCTACTGTCTCAACCGAAATTCCCACAGAAACTAACGGCTTCACAGAGTCTGACAACCAGTCAGAACAACCTTGTATAAAAGAAAATGACTTGTAA